One Candidatus Culexarchaeum yellowstonense genomic region harbors:
- a CDS encoding gamma-glutamyl-gamma-aminobutyrate hydrolase family protein translates to MVGITASHDWSRGTYMMGEAYVKSVELAGGIPIIIPETINIDPNEIIDRVDAIILSGGPDIDPYLYGEPPIPKMGSINPLRDKFEIELARKTVERGKPLLAICRGIQVLNVAFNGTLYQDINTQIPKSIRHAWHTATGTEVPPNYPTHTVKIKEGSKLHKIFNKEVLRVNSFHHQAVKDIGLGFEATAWADDGIIEAMEYKGDKFIIGVQWHPEQMWDSEMIKIFQKLVEAAKNN, encoded by the coding sequence ATGGTGGGTATAACAGCATCACATGATTGGAGTAGAGGAACATACATGATGGGAGAAGCATACGTTAAATCTGTGGAGCTTGCAGGGGGAATACCAATAATAATACCTGAAACCATAAACATAGACCCAAATGAAATCATAGATAGGGTGGATGCAATAATACTCAGTGGAGGACCAGACATAGACCCATACCTATATGGTGAACCTCCAATACCGAAAATGGGCTCAATAAACCCACTCAGAGATAAATTCGAAATAGAATTAGCTAGAAAGACTGTGGAGAGGGGGAAACCTCTACTGGCAATATGCAGAGGAATACAAGTCTTAAACGTAGCCTTCAATGGAACACTATACCAAGACATAAACACGCAAATACCAAAATCAATTAGACATGCATGGCACACCGCAACTGGAACAGAAGTTCCACCAAACTACCCAACACACACAGTAAAAATTAAAGAGGGATCAAAACTACACAAAATATTCAACAAGGAAGTTTTAAGGGTAAACAGCTTCCACCACCAAGCAGTGAAAGATATTGGACTTGGATTTGAAGCCACAGCATGGGCTGACGACGGAATAATAGAAGCAATGGAGTATAAGGGGGATAAATTCATAATTGGAGTACAATGGCACCCCGAGCAAATGTGGGATAGCGAAATGATCAAAATATTCCAAAAACTTGTGGAAGCAGCCAAAAACAATTAA
- a CDS encoding threonine--tRNA ligase, producing MSARRYLILTPDGRELDPLKVPLDGFNDDFKVLVRKEALKEEVGRGTSRIHNYFRRFGFEWEGNSDFGHMRFGPYAALIFDVVADVARKAIRDLGIPVMEVKGTAFFDLNVPAVSEHAKLYGDRLYMVDSDKGKMVLRYAACHQQFSMIKDWQLSYRVFPFGAFEIADSYRFEQSGEVELCFRLRRFFMPDLHIFTRDIVEAKDWFMKVHRKIMEEASKIGRTYELLVNVVNPNEYSSNRELILGLARDVGKPVLVCIYPATGLNYYWTVNVEYMIVDFSNRPREIATVQIDVGNAERFGIRYMGEDGLEHYPIILHTAIIGGIERYIYMLFDTALRMKKPTLPLWISPVQVRVIPVDQKNLNYAFKVCEYLESQGFRVDVDDTNRSMSRKIVDAEKEWIPYVAVVGDREETEGKVNVRRRVQDDQREYSLEELVSELNNACSGYPKKPRYFPNTVSKRPGFIVY from the coding sequence TTGAGTGCTCGTAGATACCTTATATTGACTCCTGATGGTAGGGAATTGGATCCACTTAAGGTCCCCCTTGACGGGTTTAATGATGATTTTAAGGTTTTGGTTAGGAAGGAGGCTTTGAAGGAGGAGGTTGGTAGGGGTACTTCTAGGATCCACAATTACTTTAGGAGGTTTGGTTTTGAGTGGGAGGGGAATTCCGATTTTGGTCACATGAGGTTTGGCCCTTACGCTGCATTGATATTTGATGTTGTGGCTGATGTGGCCCGTAAAGCTATAAGGGATTTGGGTATACCGGTGATGGAGGTTAAGGGGACTGCATTCTTCGATTTAAATGTACCTGCAGTTTCTGAGCATGCGAAGCTTTATGGTGATAGGCTTTACATGGTTGATAGTGATAAGGGTAAGATGGTTTTGAGGTATGCTGCTTGTCATCAGCAGTTCTCCATGATAAAGGATTGGCAGTTGTCCTATAGGGTTTTCCCCTTTGGAGCATTTGAGATTGCAGATTCATATAGGTTTGAGCAGAGTGGTGAAGTTGAGTTATGTTTTAGGCTTAGGAGATTCTTCATGCCAGACTTACACATCTTCACTAGGGATATTGTGGAGGCTAAGGATTGGTTTATGAAGGTTCATAGGAAGATTATGGAGGAAGCTTCCAAAATTGGTAGAACCTATGAGCTTTTGGTTAACGTTGTAAATCCCAATGAGTATTCTTCCAATAGGGAGTTGATATTGGGTTTGGCTAGGGATGTGGGTAAACCAGTTTTGGTATGCATATATCCAGCCACCGGGTTAAACTACTATTGGACTGTTAATGTGGAGTATATGATTGTTGATTTCTCCAATAGACCTAGGGAGATAGCCACAGTCCAGATTGATGTGGGTAATGCTGAGAGGTTTGGGATAAGGTATATGGGTGAAGATGGCTTGGAGCATTATCCCATAATCCTCCATACAGCCATAATTGGTGGAATTGAACGCTACATATACATGCTCTTCGACACAGCCCTTAGGATGAAGAAGCCCACACTACCATTATGGATTTCCCCAGTACAGGTTAGAGTTATCCCTGTGGATCAAAAGAACCTCAATTACGCTTTCAAGGTTTGTGAATATTTGGAGTCTCAGGGATTCAGGGTTGATGTTGACGATACCAATAGGTCTATGTCTAGGAAGATTGTGGATGCTGAGAAGGAGTGGATTCCATATGTAGCCGTTGTTGGTGATAGGGAGGAGACTGAGGGGAAGGTGAATGTTAGACGTAGAGTGCAGGATGATCAGAGGGAATACTCATTGGAAGAACTTGTTTCAGAACTCAACAATGCCTGTAGCGGCTATCCCAAGAAACCTAGATACTTCCCAAATACCGTTTCCAAGAGGCCTGGATTCATAGTATACTAA